In one window of candidate division WOR-3 bacterium DNA:
- the pstC gene encoding phosphate ABC transporter permease subunit PstC: MRKNAEFLAKVIFLVLAVSSSLVLVGILLLLAVYGLRTFGEVKFTDFLFGKVWNPDAYGEPQYGLIPNLWGTFLTTIIALLIALPTGILSALFLSERLKGSLRMTIKTIIELFAGFPSVVIGFFGLTLVAPLISRLFNVPSGLGVLNAGIILALMSLPTIITISDDALRIVPEAFREASYALGASKWQTSIKVVLPAAKSGIIAAGLLGFGRAVGETMAVLMVAGNAPIIARSLFDPTRTITSTIAIELGEVAQNTTHFFALFTLGLILFLISLVVNLLAESALKKERKVFL; the protein is encoded by the coding sequence ATGCGAAAAAATGCGGAATTTCTGGCAAAGGTAATCTTCCTAGTCCTCGCGGTGAGTAGCAGTCTTGTTTTGGTTGGAATTTTATTACTTCTGGCGGTCTACGGTCTAAGAACCTTTGGGGAGGTGAAGTTTACCGATTTTCTTTTTGGAAAGGTTTGGAACCCGGATGCTTATGGGGAACCGCAATATGGACTAATTCCCAATCTCTGGGGGACATTTTTGACAACAATTATTGCCCTTCTCATTGCTCTGCCAACCGGAATTTTAAGTGCCCTCTTTCTTTCAGAGAGACTAAAAGGAAGTTTGCGGATGACAATAAAGACGATAATTGAGTTATTTGCTGGTTTCCCTTCCGTAGTAATTGGTTTCTTCGGTTTAACTTTAGTCGCCCCCTTGATTAGCCGGTTATTTAATGTTCCTTCTGGACTCGGAGTTCTGAATGCTGGTATCATTCTTGCCTTAATGTCTTTGCCAACAATTATCACCATTTCTGATGATGCCCTGCGGATTGTGCCTGAGGCCTTCCGGGAAGCCAGTTATGCTTTGGGTGCGTCCAAGTGGCAGACTAGTATTAAGGTCGTCCTACCCGCGGCAAAGTCGGGAATCATTGCCGCGGGACTTTTAGGTTTTGGTCGGGCGGTGGGCGAAACGATGGCGGTCTTAATGGTCGCGGGTAATGCCCCAATCATTGCCCGGTCTCTATTTGACCCAACCCGAACCATAACTTCCACAATTGCCATTGAATTGGGTGAGGTGGCGCAGAATACAACCCACTTCTTCGCCCTTTTTACCCTGGGGTTGATTCTTTTTCTTATTTCCCTTGTTGTCAATCTCTTAGCGGAAAGTGCCTTAAAAAAAGAGAGGAAGGTCTTTCTATGA